The Capsicum annuum cultivar UCD-10X-F1 chromosome 1, UCD10Xv1.1, whole genome shotgun sequence sequence CACTTGAGTTGTGAGTTCAACCACCACCCTCTGAGTAGACTCGGGATAAATCTGATTCATTTAAAGAAAATAGAAGGGTTTTTGGAGCACTAGAAAACAACATTGAGATTTCTTGTTATATTTATCGAGATAGTCGGTGATAGTTTTATTCGATCACTTGTGTTGTGAGTTCAACCACCACCCTCTGGGTCAGATCAACTCAGAATAAGTCAAATTCATTTACTAACTTTCACAACAATCAGAGTCTGACCATCTTAAAGCAGAAATGGCAAAGTTGGTGGGGCATGTAGGAACAGGTTTTGGTTTCTTTGTTATAGGTACTTGGCACTTGTTCAACCATATTAAACAACATGCATTGCATCCAAATGGCTACACTTCTTTACTATGGTTCCCAACTCCAAAAATAAGGCATTTTGAACTTTTCTTTATTATGTGTGCAACCTTAATTTTCTTATTAATGGAACTTTTTGGTAATCACCAACTACTAAATTCAGATGGAACAATCCCTTCTAACCATCTTCACTATCTTGAACATTCATGtatctctttatctttatttgtttATGCATTTTTCTCCATGTTAATTGACAAAATTGCCCTTTCAATCCAAGCCCAAAATGGACTCACAAACTTTCTTGCATCAATTGCTTTTGGCCAAGAGCTACTTCTCTTTCATCTTCACTCAACTGACCATATGGGTGTTGAAGGACAATACCATTGGCTTCTACAAATAGTTATTTTGGTGTCTTTAGTCACTACCCTTTTGGGAATTCCATTTCCTAATAATTTCTTGAATAATTTTGTGAGATCTTATAGCATTATGTTTCAAGGACTTTGGCTTATGGTTATTGGCGTTATGCTTTGGACACCAAAATTTATACCTAAAGATTGTTATATCAACTTGGAAGAAGGGTATCAAGTTGTTAGATGTCATGGACATAAAGCACTTGGAAGAGCAAAATCATTAGTGAATATTGAATTTAGTTGGTATGTTATTGGAACCACTTGTTTAGTGGTCTCTCTTTACTTggtttgtttcaaaattttcacaaaaGATAATGTTGATTATCAGTCCTTAAAAATTAATTCTGAGGATCATCAAGAAGAGGATTGGGTGGATGTTGAAGCTCAAAAGAGAAGTGAATTGAAGAAGTTTGTTGAAATGGGCAAAGTGTTTGCTCATAATTGATAAAAGAATTACAGGCAAAGCATGGGTGGCTGGtcgtgtatatatatgtatatacaagaaaagaaaaaaaaagaaagaaaaaagtagtTTGATGCACAAAGCATCCGTTGTTAGAAGAGTTCGAGGAAGGGTCAGCCGAGAGGTGTGACGTGAATAATTACCTTAATGACAGCTTTAATGATAGTGCTTTCATGGCCAGAACCCGTGACTGTAGGTCATGTCGAGACCTATATATATACTTGTTTTTAGTTATGAACAGAAAATAGAATTTCTCCCTCAATTAGTAGAAGGGGTGTATTGTAATTAActtatggtttttattttttaatcaggGAGAAGGAGAAAATCATGTACATATCTATGTTACACAATATATAAatgtattgtttatttatttttgtagtaggCTTTGTGTTTGAATTAATGTGACACCACTTAACTAGATACAAAGTGATAACTGATCGAGAACACAATCTAATATATTGACAAAGTTAGAGTGATAGATAATATAAATACGCATATTTTTAAACAAGTAGTCAAATGTTGATTATGTAAAATCAAAGCATGCGAAtgtacataaaaggaaaaaatgtttGGATTACGAGtcaattttctctttttctttaagaATAATGAAATGTACTAAATTACGATGAACTCGATAGGAATTATACCAAATTTCTAGTATATTAAAGAACTCAAGTGAAAAACTTTACTTATGACGTGAATAAGCTAGATTTGTGATGGATTTgtggttaaattttttaaaatcgaCTATATGAATTCTCATTATTCATTTAGTAATATTAACTCATGTCATGATGCATCatactaaataaaattaaaaagaaaaataaactgaGGTTGATTTTCTTTGTTTGCAATGCAATTTTAACACGATGTTGGATAGTTCACATTGTTAGAATAGTTTGCTATATCATGGGAAAATTGATTGTTCTTTCCACATTGGTGGTACAAggtttttaaaactaaaaattatacaagtttttattcttttatgcattTTAATGTGGTACACAGCTTCCTAAGTGTGCGAGTATagaattatatattaaagattgGACTTGGACTTATGGCGCTGGTCGGATCAGATCCTAaaataaatttgttattttatttttgtagtagaAATATTTTAAGAGTCTAATATATAGACGTGTCTTTTAATGAAACAAGGCATCTCTTGTGGAAGGATTAGAAGTGTCTGTTTGTGAAACAAGACATCTCCTGCAAAAGGGTCTGATGCTTGTTGCCTATATATACTAGAATTCCCAACtaagtaaatataaaaaattctcaagtataattttgctttattatatcaTGAAGAGAATCATTTATATCTTCCCAAGATTAATATACGAGCGATAACTCTTTAAGGACAGTCAATTTTTCACACGTCAAAGTCATTCTCTGTTTCTTCTTtgcaattatttttctttcaatcttAAAGAGTTATTCTGCTATGAACAAATTAACGGCTTTTGTAGAGAAGCCAAAAGAGTTCATCAAACTCGATCCCTTTGATAGATCGAATTTTACTCGCTAGAGAGACATTTGAAACTGTTGATCAGTT is a genomic window containing:
- the LOC107854485 gene encoding uncharacterized protein LOC107854485, encoding MAKLVGHVGTGFGFFVIGTWHLFNHIKQHALHPNGYTSLLWFPTPKIRHFELFFIMCATLIFLLMELFGNHQLLNSDGTIPSNHLHYLEHSCISLSLFVYAFFSMLIDKIALSIQAQNGLTNFLASIAFGQELLLFHLHSTDHMGVEGQYHWLLQIVILVSLVTTLLGIPFPNNFLNNFVRSYSIMFQGLWLMVIGVMLWTPKFIPKDCYINLEEGYQVVRCHGHKALGRAKSLVNIEFSWYVIGTTCLVVSLYLVCFKIFTKDNVDYQSLKINSEDHQEEDWVDVEAQKRSELKKFVEMGKVFAHN